Proteins from a genomic interval of Nitrospiria bacterium:
- a CDS encoding ElyC/SanA/YdcF family protein encodes MKGWLIFIGLFAGVSLFIGLLHMNDGSFLYPEGMKTFLKNRLVKVVPANEIFSGASRDSNGIIYVLGGSQRSLESRFIKASALYRDGAAGRVLIMSRRGITEYNPMLGRNLTNDEWAVDRLMDLGVPKSDIELVSIPESFWGTFHEARAISELTLKRGHRYLLLVSSLYHTRRVWDSFSKMLQGRNVSLYVYPSEDPSKLKDLVIEYVKLLTYDNLLLPLSG; translated from the coding sequence ATGAAAGGGTGGCTGATTTTCATCGGATTGTTCGCGGGTGTGTCATTGTTTATAGGGCTCCTTCACATGAACGACGGCAGCTTTCTTTATCCGGAAGGAATGAAAACGTTTCTGAAGAATCGCTTGGTGAAAGTCGTGCCCGCAAATGAGATTTTTTCCGGGGCCTCGCGTGATTCGAACGGGATCATCTATGTGCTCGGCGGATCGCAGCGGAGTCTCGAGAGCCGGTTTATCAAGGCGTCCGCCCTTTATCGGGACGGAGCGGCCGGGAGGGTGCTGATCATGAGCCGTCGAGGGATTACGGAGTACAACCCCATGCTTGGACGAAATCTGACGAACGACGAATGGGCGGTCGACCGATTAATGGATCTCGGCGTGCCCAAATCCGATATCGAGCTTGTGTCCATTCCGGAGAGTTTCTGGGGGACCTTCCATGAAGCCAGGGCCATTTCGGAATTGACCCTTAAAAGAGGGCACCGGTATTTATTGCTGGTCTCTTCTCTTTACCACACGAGGCGGGTTTGGGACAGTTTCTCGAAAATGCTTCAAGGCCGGAATGTCTCTCTCTACGTTTACCCGTCGGAGGACCCTTCAAAACTCAAAGACCTTGTCATCGAGTACGTCAAGCTGCTGACCTACGATAACCTCCTGTTGCCTCTTTCGGGTTAG
- a CDS encoding sigma 54-interacting transcriptional regulator, whose amino-acid sequence MLDFKIFLKDKLLKKTTFSKNRITIGRSENSDIVLADTMVSRLHAVIEKRGAHYILEDHSTNGTVLEDAPVKGARPMAEECTIGIYPFTLRCSAHLDEVTQPLIYPTPSDKLEKPDSAPPEASLRHLHFGLLVGEDPKMHRLYKTIERVSHSPASVLIRGESGTGKELVAKAIHSLSPRRGSPFVALDCAAIPDTLIESELFGFEKGAFTGALAAKKGWIEQAEGGTIFLDEIGELALSAQAKLLRFIQDKSFSHLGGTRLLQSDVRLITATNKDLEVAIRDGQFRSDLYFRLRVVQIHLPPLRDRKGDIPLLIDHILSKITHEHKLSQRPVLTESAAEKLREHHWHGNVRQLENTIYNAFISTSPPHLIDEADLELQNDLSIPSKSFDEINRQLLIDTLRECNWDTAKTAAVLKVSRGSIYYKCKKLGIDIKQLSKS is encoded by the coding sequence ATGCTTGATTTCAAAATATTCCTCAAAGACAAACTGCTTAAGAAAACAACGTTTTCCAAGAACCGAATCACGATCGGCCGGTCCGAAAACAGTGATATCGTCCTTGCGGACACCATGGTGTCCCGTCTTCACGCGGTGATCGAAAAACGCGGCGCACACTACATTTTGGAGGATCACAGCACGAACGGGACCGTCCTTGAGGACGCCCCTGTCAAAGGGGCCCGGCCGATGGCGGAAGAATGCACCATCGGGATTTATCCTTTCACGCTGCGATGCAGCGCGCATCTGGACGAGGTAACCCAGCCGCTGATCTATCCGACCCCTTCCGACAAATTGGAAAAACCGGACAGCGCACCCCCCGAGGCCTCCCTCCGGCACCTTCATTTCGGGTTGCTGGTCGGAGAAGATCCCAAGATGCACCGGCTCTACAAGACGATCGAACGGGTTTCGCACAGCCCGGCTTCGGTTCTGATCCGGGGAGAAAGCGGCACGGGAAAAGAGCTTGTCGCCAAGGCGATCCACTCACTCAGTCCACGCCGGGGATCGCCGTTCGTGGCCTTGGATTGCGCCGCCATTCCCGACACGTTGATCGAAAGCGAGCTGTTCGGGTTTGAGAAGGGAGCTTTTACGGGGGCCTTAGCCGCCAAGAAGGGGTGGATCGAACAGGCGGAGGGGGGCACGATCTTCCTCGATGAAATCGGAGAACTCGCCCTGTCCGCGCAGGCCAAGTTGCTGCGTTTCATTCAGGACAAATCGTTCAGCCATCTCGGAGGGACCCGCCTGCTCCAATCCGACGTCCGTCTGATTACGGCGACCAACAAGGACCTGGAGGTGGCCATTCGCGACGGGCAGTTTCGATCCGACCTCTATTTCCGTCTCCGGGTCGTCCAGATCCATCTCCCTCCGCTTCGGGACCGCAAGGGGGATATTCCTCTGTTGATCGATCATATCCTTTCCAAGATCACCCATGAGCACAAGCTTTCGCAGCGACCCGTCCTTACCGAATCGGCCGCCGAAAAACTCCGTGAACATCACTGGCACGGAAACGTAAGGCAACTTGAAAATACCATTTACAATGCCTTTATCTCAACCTCTCCCCCTCATCTCATCGATGAAGCGGATCTCGAGCTTCAGAACGATTTAAGCATCCCGTCGAAATCGTTCGATGAGATCAACCGGCAATTGCTGATCGATACGCTCAGGGAATGCAACTGGGACACGGCCAAAACCGCCGCCGTCCTCAAGGTCAGCCGGGGAAGCATCTATTATAAATGTAAGAAGCTGGGGATCGATATCAAGCAGCTTTCGAAATCCTAA
- a CDS encoding sigma-54 dependent transcriptional regulator yields the protein MDNGRIFLISADQIMRNYLKSFISHFDHKLFMPLNPEAFWEELETVKPSVVVYDLWRINPNTLDYLRRLKQLGESTKVILLAGAMQLPVLKDLSSATSWKIVTKPFLPQELKTSILEAFGKLRNTILGPTDLVPQTAVTGHKGYHPQLLLETSRRMQEVRAIIDHVANTNVTILIRGESGTGKELVARSLYESSNRSGKAFITVHCPAIPEGLLESELFGYEKGSFTGAFRRRPGKFEMANHGTIFLDEIGDIPFELQSKLLHVLQRGEFALLGGNELKVDVRILAATNKDLEKAVAEGTFREDLYYRLNVVSIFLPPLRDRKEDIPLLIERFIQKYNQQFNKECQMLGAGTLKRLMDYNWPGNIRELENLVKRIVIMGHEETIVQQYQNESRLPVNPKSVPVLAAPAEAQPPVEDKSQPSGNHSSFLPLKHVAREAMKKAEGEAILRALEQTHWNRKAAARLLKISYKALLYKIRQCNLEGEPGPSEPVR from the coding sequence ATGGACAACGGCCGTATTTTTCTCATCAGTGCTGATCAAATCATGAGAAATTATCTGAAGAGTTTTATTTCTCATTTTGACCATAAACTTTTTATGCCGTTGAATCCGGAAGCCTTCTGGGAAGAACTGGAGACGGTCAAGCCCTCGGTGGTTGTATACGACCTTTGGCGGATCAATCCCAATACACTCGATTACCTTCGGAGACTCAAGCAGCTCGGGGAATCCACAAAGGTGATCCTTCTCGCGGGCGCCATGCAGCTTCCGGTGTTAAAGGATCTTTCGAGCGCGACCTCATGGAAGATTGTGACCAAACCGTTTCTTCCCCAGGAGTTGAAGACCTCCATTCTGGAAGCCTTCGGAAAACTTCGGAATACGATTCTGGGTCCGACCGATCTGGTGCCCCAAACGGCCGTGACCGGACACAAGGGCTACCATCCCCAGTTGCTTCTGGAAACCAGCCGCCGCATGCAGGAAGTGAGAGCGATCATCGATCATGTTGCGAATACGAATGTGACGATCCTGATTCGCGGAGAAAGCGGGACCGGAAAGGAGTTGGTCGCGCGAAGTCTTTATGAATCCTCGAACCGATCGGGAAAGGCATTTATAACGGTCCACTGTCCGGCGATTCCGGAAGGTCTGCTGGAAAGCGAGTTGTTCGGGTATGAAAAGGGCTCCTTTACGGGAGCCTTCCGCCGGCGTCCCGGAAAATTTGAGATGGCCAATCACGGGACCATCTTCCTGGATGAGATCGGCGATATTCCCTTCGAGCTTCAATCCAAGCTTCTGCACGTTTTGCAGCGGGGGGAGTTCGCCCTGCTCGGCGGAAACGAGCTCAAGGTGGATGTTCGGATTCTGGCGGCGACCAACAAGGACCTTGAAAAAGCCGTGGCCGAAGGGACCTTTCGCGAGGACCTCTATTACCGGCTGAATGTCGTGAGTATTTTCCTTCCCCCGCTTCGGGACCGCAAGGAAGACATCCCGTTGTTGATCGAACGATTTATACAGAAGTACAATCAGCAGTTTAATAAGGAATGCCAAATGCTCGGCGCCGGCACCTTGAAACGGCTGATGGATTATAACTGGCCGGGCAATATTCGGGAGCTGGAAAACCTGGTCAAGCGGATCGTGATCATGGGCCACGAGGAAACCATTGTCCAGCAGTATCAGAATGAAAGTCGCTTGCCGGTCAACCCGAAATCCGTTCCTGTCCTTGCGGCCCCGGCGGAAGCGCAACCCCCGGTCGAGGATAAATCGCAGCCGTCGGGCAACCATTCCTCATTTTTGCCCCTGAAGCATGTCGCGCGCGAGGCCATGAAAAAAGCCGAAGGAGAAGCGATCTTGAGAGCCCTGGAGCAGACGCACTGGAACCGCAAGGCGGCGGCGCGGCTCCTCAAGATCAGTTACAAAGCGCTTCTGTACAAGATCCGACAATGTAATCTGGAAGGGGAGCCGGGACCCTCGGAGCCGGTCCGATGA
- a CDS encoding diguanylate cyclase, with amino-acid sequence MMQNPTNPDDGIDTRWTQPLDRNFFEYLLELEVRKATRYLYYFSLLVVQLDRLRSPAPGPAEEAVHRTLGYLMRDEIRGTDLLGKRMDNSFFIVLHYTDLENAIRVGQRIRERVEHYTFETGTENNRRTISIGVSCFPTTANDVAGLIQKSEQLLMNAQGKGGNLVSMPE; translated from the coding sequence ATGATGCAGAATCCGACAAACCCGGATGACGGGATCGACACCCGTTGGACCCAACCCCTGGACAGGAACTTTTTTGAATATCTTCTTGAACTAGAAGTCCGGAAGGCCACCCGATATTTGTATTACTTTTCATTGCTGGTGGTCCAGCTGGATCGCCTCAGGAGTCCGGCCCCCGGCCCCGCGGAGGAAGCCGTGCATCGTACCTTGGGATATCTCATGCGCGATGAAATTCGGGGGACGGATCTTCTCGGGAAACGGATGGACAATAGTTTTTTCATCGTTCTTCACTACACCGACCTGGAGAATGCCATCCGGGTGGGACAGCGGATACGCGAGCGCGTGGAGCATTACACCTTTGAAACCGGCACGGAGAATAACCGCCGCACCATCAGCATCGGGGTATCCTGTTTTCCCACCACCGCCAACGATGTGGCGGGCTTGATTCAAAAGTCGGAACAATTGTTGATGAACGCCCAGGGAAAGGGCGGCAATCTGGTCAGCATGCCGGAATGA
- a CDS encoding polysaccharide biosynthesis/export family protein has product MKFSKTQRRTLLIVAASLLAVACRSMPSPSDSASKNDQSITDLRVMDLSDKTEIVVQGEKPITYTYLLLENPPRMVVNLLSMNRGSFTQAIKVDKGVIREINVHDGQNPHLAVQLEVLLNQSSKPDIRTQNNSLLIDFPRPQIDGQRVVDEYRIGPEDVLEIMVWKNADLTRTVTVRPDGKISLPLIGDVQASGLTTAELKTDVTRKMKDYIAAPEISILVTTINSYFYYITGEVAHPGKYPLKERTTVLQAISMAGGFTPFASKNGMSLFRKDPNNSAEVKLRVRYDDIISSEDPRKNLELQSGDTIVVP; this is encoded by the coding sequence ATGAAATTTTCAAAAACCCAACGCAGAACGCTTCTCATAGTTGCCGCGAGTCTTCTGGCCGTAGCCTGTCGATCGATGCCGTCCCCGTCGGATTCAGCCTCCAAAAATGACCAGTCCATCACCGACCTTCGGGTGATGGACCTCTCGGATAAAACGGAAATCGTGGTTCAGGGGGAAAAGCCGATCACCTACACCTATCTGCTGCTGGAGAATCCGCCGAGGATGGTCGTCAATCTTCTGTCCATGAACCGCGGCTCCTTCACGCAAGCGATCAAGGTGGATAAAGGGGTGATTCGTGAGATCAACGTCCATGACGGGCAGAATCCTCACTTGGCCGTTCAGTTGGAGGTGCTCCTCAATCAATCCTCAAAGCCGGACATCCGGACCCAGAACAACTCCTTGCTGATCGATTTTCCACGGCCCCAGATCGACGGCCAACGGGTGGTGGACGAATACCGCATCGGGCCGGAGGACGTATTGGAGATCATGGTCTGGAAGAATGCCGATCTCACGCGGACGGTGACGGTGAGGCCCGACGGGAAAATATCGCTGCCCCTGATCGGCGACGTTCAGGCCAGCGGTCTGACCACGGCGGAATTGAAGACGGACGTGACCCGAAAGATGAAGGATTACATCGCCGCCCCGGAGATCTCGATCCTGGTGACCACCATCAACAGTTATTTCTATTACATCACCGGGGAGGTCGCCCATCCGGGAAAGTATCCCTTGAAGGAACGGACGACCGTCCTGCAGGCGATTTCCATGGCCGGAGGATTTACGCCGTTTGCCTCCAAGAACGGGATGTCGCTGTTTCGCAAGGATCCGAACAACTCCGCCGAGGTCAAGTTACGGGTACGCTATGACGACATCATTTCAAGCGAGGATCCCCGGAAAAATCTCGAGCTCCAATCGGGCGACACAATTGTCGTCCCGTAG
- a CDS encoding polysaccharide biosynthesis tyrosine autokinase produces the protein MSSQMTGMVWQDYVEIFLRRRWYVIVPFFLSVIVSVVLCFVLPKTYKSTTLITIEQQKVPENYVKSTVSTDIDERLGNIEVQVTSRTLLQSVIDEFGLYKGEAKRMTPDEVVDLVRKNVEVKVERGKKDIDAFSISYEGPDPRTVMQVTNKLASLFIEENLKVREEFVEGTSDFLDNELTGIKADLEAQENKIRQYKQQNMGELPEQTSANLRTLDRLQLEQQTVGEALSRAKERRAFLLESNSKRVLSSQDHDAGDRLEALTPAQRLVRLKSELADLQTRFTDKYPDVVRVKGEIAELEAGLKASASEAKDSNSGKSKEGGQKDATTEAVAAPADDFQGEYNQTLLDIRRLEDRQKQIAAQMKAYEARVEHAPLREQQMLALMRDYESTKAHYQSLLDKKLNARISENLEKRQKGEQFRILDPATLPTKPYKPDLFRVVLMGLLVGLSSGGGAAFLREVMDNSFKRAEEVETVLGLNVLASIPNIGETSVRPRTPSGIAEKLDPTLVTITEPVSLAAEQYRVVCAKLNKISKDLGSRVIAVMSSVKNEGKTLTSINLSAALAKDFNRRVLLIEADLKNPSLSRLLGHPMNGGLVNLLSLQTDLDHVGLTYFDGRLTVLPAGKSMGDDLRLLGSEQIREFLEQAKGRYDFIVLDIPPILPLADANVITGLADAMIMVIWAEHTPQRLVQRAIADLDSRKILGVVLNDVKSYMSHYYYYHHQKK, from the coding sequence ATGTCTTCACAGATGACCGGCATGGTATGGCAGGATTATGTGGAGATTTTTTTACGCCGACGCTGGTATGTCATCGTCCCTTTTTTCCTATCCGTGATCGTCAGCGTTGTATTGTGTTTTGTGTTGCCCAAGACCTATAAATCCACCACGTTGATCACCATCGAGCAGCAGAAGGTTCCGGAAAACTATGTCAAGTCGACCGTTTCAACCGACATTGACGAAAGGCTCGGCAATATCGAGGTGCAGGTCACGAGCCGGACCCTGCTGCAGTCGGTCATCGACGAATTCGGACTTTACAAGGGGGAAGCGAAGCGGATGACGCCCGACGAGGTGGTGGACCTGGTCCGGAAAAATGTCGAGGTCAAGGTCGAGCGGGGGAAGAAGGACATCGACGCCTTCAGCATATCATATGAGGGGCCCGATCCCCGGACCGTGATGCAGGTGACGAATAAATTGGCCTCCCTCTTTATCGAGGAGAATCTCAAGGTCCGTGAAGAGTTTGTGGAGGGGACCTCGGATTTTCTGGACAACGAGCTGACCGGGATCAAGGCCGACCTCGAAGCCCAGGAAAATAAAATACGTCAGTACAAGCAGCAAAACATGGGGGAGCTTCCCGAGCAGACCTCGGCCAACCTTCGAACCCTGGACCGGCTCCAACTCGAGCAACAAACGGTCGGCGAGGCCCTGTCAAGGGCCAAGGAACGCCGGGCCTTTTTACTGGAGAGCAACTCAAAACGGGTCTTGTCCTCCCAAGACCATGACGCGGGGGATCGCTTGGAGGCCTTGACCCCGGCCCAGAGGTTGGTCCGGTTGAAAAGCGAACTGGCGGACCTCCAAACGCGGTTCACGGACAAATATCCGGATGTGGTTCGCGTCAAAGGCGAGATCGCGGAACTGGAGGCGGGTCTCAAGGCCAGCGCTTCCGAGGCCAAGGATTCCAATTCCGGAAAGTCAAAGGAAGGGGGACAGAAGGACGCAACAACCGAGGCCGTTGCCGCTCCCGCGGACGACTTTCAGGGGGAATATAATCAAACCCTTCTCGATATCCGCCGTCTTGAAGACCGACAAAAACAGATCGCGGCGCAGATGAAGGCCTACGAGGCCCGCGTGGAACATGCCCCGCTCCGGGAACAGCAGATGCTGGCCTTGATGCGGGATTATGAGAGCACCAAGGCGCATTATCAATCCCTCCTGGACAAAAAACTCAACGCACGCATTTCGGAAAATCTTGAAAAGCGGCAGAAGGGGGAACAATTCCGCATCCTCGATCCGGCCACGCTGCCGACAAAGCCCTACAAGCCGGATCTGTTCCGGGTGGTCCTCATGGGTCTCCTGGTGGGCCTTTCCTCCGGCGGCGGGGCCGCCTTCCTCCGTGAGGTGATGGATAATTCCTTCAAAAGGGCCGAGGAAGTGGAGACCGTTCTCGGTCTCAACGTGTTGGCCTCCATTCCGAACATCGGCGAGACCAGCGTCCGGCCGAGAACACCCTCGGGGATTGCGGAAAAATTGGATCCCACGCTGGTCACGATCACGGAGCCCGTTTCGTTGGCGGCCGAGCAGTATCGGGTCGTGTGCGCCAAGCTCAATAAAATCTCCAAGGATCTGGGTTCCCGCGTGATCGCGGTGATGAGCTCGGTCAAGAATGAGGGGAAGACCCTGACCTCCATCAACCTGTCCGCCGCGCTGGCCAAGGACTTCAACCGCCGTGTCCTGTTGATCGAGGCCGATCTCAAGAACCCCTCGCTGTCCCGGCTTCTGGGACATCCGATGAACGGCGGTCTCGTGAATCTGCTGTCGCTCCAGACCGATCTGGACCATGTCGGCCTGACCTATTTTGACGGGCGTCTTACGGTCCTGCCGGCCGGAAAGAGCATGGGGGACGATCTTCGTCTTCTCGGTTCGGAGCAGATCCGGGAGTTTCTGGAACAGGCGAAGGGCCGTTATGATTTTATTGTCCTGGATATTCCTCCGATTCTTCCGTTGGCCGACGCCAACGTGATTACCGGGCTGGCCGATGCGATGATCATGGTCATCTGGGCCGAACACACCCCGCAACGTCTGGTGCAGCGCGCGATCGCCGATCTGGACAGCCGCAAGATTCTCGGCGTCGTATTAAACGACGTCAAATCGTATATGTCGCATTACTATTATTATCATCACCAAAAAAAATAG
- a CDS encoding TIGR03013 family XrtA/PEP-CTERM system glycosyltransferase, protein MIRRVGFILIENLLLCASVLIAVSLRFFLNEVSPLSNGLVYLKAFVIASICQVSFYYNDLYVIRLFHQRREWTIKFVQSLAAAAILLSAVYYLFPSLIIGRGIFLITLVLLPLAVIGWRFSYDRLSRFSGMRDRVVILGSGSLARKIGEEVLHNHRDAYDIIGFVDEDPRRVGESVVNPKIIGDYTALSAIVSQQSIDRVIVALPDRRGKLPVNMLLDCKFQGTGVEDGVNFYERLVGKILVENLKPSWFIFSSGFQQYRLARVTKRVLDLVLASAALLVSLPLFPFIAVLIRLDSPGPAFFRQERVGEGERVFTLLKFRSMRVDAEAATGPKWAQDQDDRRTAVGRFLRKSRLDELPQLINVLKGDMSFVGPRPERPFFVAVLLKEIPYYSARHAVKPGITGWAQIRYSYGASKEDALEKLQYDLYYIKNLSIWLDLTILFETIKVVLLGRGAR, encoded by the coding sequence TTGATCCGCCGCGTCGGATTCATCTTAATCGAGAATCTGCTGCTCTGCGCCAGCGTGCTGATCGCGGTATCGCTTCGCTTCTTCCTCAATGAAGTCTCCCCCCTCTCGAACGGACTGGTCTATCTGAAAGCGTTCGTGATCGCCTCGATCTGTCAGGTCAGTTTCTATTACAACGACCTTTATGTCATTCGACTGTTCCACCAGCGCCGCGAGTGGACGATCAAGTTCGTTCAATCGCTGGCCGCGGCCGCGATCCTCTTATCCGCGGTCTATTATCTTTTTCCGTCCCTGATCATCGGTCGGGGGATCTTCCTGATCACCCTGGTCCTGCTGCCGTTGGCCGTGATCGGATGGCGGTTCTCCTACGACCGGCTCAGCCGATTCAGCGGGATGAGGGACCGGGTCGTCATTCTGGGGTCCGGCTCGCTGGCCCGGAAGATCGGGGAGGAGGTCCTTCACAATCATCGGGACGCCTACGATATCATTGGTTTTGTGGACGAGGACCCGAGGCGGGTGGGGGAGAGCGTGGTCAATCCGAAGATCATCGGCGATTATACCGCGCTCTCGGCCATCGTATCCCAGCAGAGCATCGACCGGGTCATCGTGGCCTTGCCGGACCGGCGGGGCAAGCTGCCCGTGAACATGCTGCTGGATTGCAAATTTCAGGGGACGGGGGTTGAAGACGGCGTCAACTTCTACGAACGGCTGGTCGGAAAGATCCTCGTCGAGAACCTGAAACCCAGCTGGTTTATTTTTTCATCCGGGTTTCAACAATACCGGCTGGCCCGCGTCACCAAGCGCGTTTTGGACCTGGTCCTGGCCTCCGCGGCCCTCCTGGTCAGCCTGCCTCTGTTCCCCTTCATCGCGGTCCTGATCCGCCTGGATTCCCCCGGTCCCGCCTTCTTCCGTCAGGAGCGGGTGGGGGAGGGGGAAAGGGTGTTCACCTTGTTGAAGTTCCGTTCGATGCGGGTGGATGCGGAGGCGGCGACCGGGCCCAAGTGGGCCCAGGATCAGGACGATCGAAGGACGGCCGTGGGGAGGTTCCTTCGGAAGTCGAGGTTGGACGAGCTGCCCCAGCTCATCAACGTTTTGAAGGGCGATATGAGCTTTGTCGGGCCCCGTCCGGAACGGCCGTTTTTTGTCGCGGTATTGCTGAAGGAAATTCCCTACTATTCCGCCCGTCACGCGGTGAAGCCGGGAATCACCGGCTGGGCCCAGATCCGATACAGTTACGGGGCCTCGAAGGAAGACGCCTTGGAAAAACTTCAATACGATCTTTACTACATCAAGAACCTTTCGATCTGGCTGGATCTGACCATTCTCTTTGAAACGATCAAGGTGGTCCTGCTGGGTCGGGGCGCCCGCTGA